The proteins below come from a single Acidobacteriota bacterium genomic window:
- a CDS encoding Uma2 family endonuclease yields MTLFTRRQQTVNEYLAGEETLNRQGLIWGSVLNEPAPNYTHQAIVTRVVVLLDEHVRAHQAGLVCVSPLDVILDEKRALVVQPDLLFISNERVTILRNQVWGAPDLVVEVESPSTRRRDRTAKRVWYRRYGVREYWLIDPIAETVTVVGLEAARSTRRQFHGQRSLRSTVLPELRILAAAFFE; encoded by the coding sequence ATGACCTTGTTTACGCGACGGCAGCAGACGGTGAACGAGTACCTCGCTGGCGAGGAGACACTCAACCGGCAGGGACTCATCTGGGGCTCGGTCTTGAACGAGCCGGCCCCCAACTACACCCACCAGGCCATCGTGACCCGCGTGGTCGTCCTGCTGGATGAGCACGTGCGCGCACACCAGGCGGGGCTGGTGTGCGTGTCGCCGCTGGATGTCATCCTCGACGAGAAGCGGGCGCTGGTGGTGCAGCCAGATCTCCTGTTCATCTCGAACGAGCGGGTCACCATCCTGCGGAACCAGGTCTGGGGCGCCCCAGATCTGGTCGTCGAAGTCGAGTCTCCCAGCACGCGCCGCCGCGACCGCACCGCCAAGCGGGTCTGGTATCGGCGCTACGGGGTCCGCGAATACTGGCTGATCGATCCCATCGCAGAGACGGTGACGGTGGTCGGACTGGAGGCGGCGCGCTCGACCCGCCGGCAGTTCCACGGCCAACGCTCCCTCCGGTCGACGGTGTTGCCAGAGCTTCGCATTCTTGCCGCCGCATTCTTCGAATAG
- a CDS encoding four helix bundle protein, whose protein sequence is MKPPSDARKRTLALQERALRFSTGVNLSCPSQFSNIPSATIWRQLVRCADSVSANLVEADDASSTADFLYKIQLTLREAKESRQCLAKLRLAKLDAWDAVGRLEDEAIELSAIFATIAIKVASRLERESQSRRRN, encoded by the coding sequence ATGAAGCCACCATCCGACGCCCGAAAACGCACCCTCGCACTGCAGGAGCGCGCCTTACGGTTCAGCACTGGAGTGAATCTCTCGTGTCCGAGCCAGTTCTCCAACATCCCAAGCGCCACCATCTGGCGTCAACTGGTTCGCTGTGCGGACTCCGTGTCCGCGAATCTAGTCGAGGCCGACGATGCGTCGAGCACCGCGGACTTCTTGTATAAGATCCAGTTGACGCTGAGAGAGGCCAAGGAATCACGCCAATGCCTGGCCAAACTCCGGCTGGCCAAACTGGACGCGTGGGATGCCGTCGGTAGACTGGAGGACGAGGCCATCGAACTGTCGGCGATCTTCGCGACGATCGCCATCAAGGTCGCCAGCCGCCTCGAACGGGAATCGCAATCTCGACGCCGAAACTGA
- a CDS encoding 4-hydroxy-3-methylbut-2-enyl diphosphate reductase produces the protein MTQLYFQKGFGLKSEVGPVLARTYESPVVERLKALGYQAEAGGLCFKLAKEFGFCYGVDRAVDYAYQTRQKFPDRRVFLSGEIIHNPDVNQRIRAMGIRILEDSLDPETRFREVSAADVVILPAFGVSVPELNQLKSKGCVLVDTTCGSVLNVWKKVHFYARDGYTVIIHGKHHHEETRATASQALTHPGGQYLCVRDVAETERLCEFLLGRRTAAELMDEFREAASPGFDPDRDLQRMGLANQTTMLMTETLKVQETLRRALIERHGSDDLEAHYRAFDTICSATQERQDAVLDLLRDGGLDQMIVIGGYNSSNTQALARMCAPRVRTFYIDNPSCIEETFIRHRQVGAAEEGRTDGWLPAGPQTIGITAGASTPDSVVGEVLERILALRGCTPADLTAPSGAVAGAPIS, from the coding sequence GTGACTCAGTTGTATTTCCAGAAGGGTTTCGGCCTGAAATCCGAGGTCGGACCGGTTCTGGCGCGTACCTACGAGAGCCCGGTGGTCGAGCGGCTCAAGGCGCTCGGTTACCAGGCCGAGGCGGGCGGGCTCTGCTTCAAGCTCGCCAAGGAATTCGGCTTCTGTTACGGCGTCGATCGCGCCGTGGACTATGCCTACCAGACCCGGCAGAAGTTTCCCGACCGCCGCGTGTTCCTGTCGGGTGAGATCATCCACAACCCTGACGTAAACCAGCGCATTCGCGCCATGGGGATCCGGATTCTCGAGGACTCGCTTGACCCCGAAACCCGCTTTCGGGAGGTGTCCGCCGCCGACGTGGTGATCCTGCCGGCGTTTGGCGTCAGCGTTCCCGAACTGAATCAGCTCAAGAGCAAGGGTTGCGTGCTGGTCGACACCACCTGTGGCAGCGTGCTGAACGTGTGGAAGAAGGTGCACTTCTACGCGCGTGACGGCTACACGGTGATCATCCACGGCAAGCATCACCATGAAGAGACGCGGGCCACGGCGTCGCAGGCGCTCACCCATCCCGGCGGCCAGTATCTGTGCGTCCGCGATGTCGCCGAGACCGAGCGGCTGTGCGAGTTCCTGCTCGGCCGGCGGACCGCGGCCGAGTTGATGGACGAGTTCCGCGAGGCCGCGAGCCCGGGCTTCGATCCCGATCGCGACTTGCAGCGCATGGGCCTCGCCAACCAGACCACCATGCTGATGACCGAGACGCTCAAGGTGCAGGAAACGCTGCGCCGGGCCCTGATCGAACGGCATGGCAGCGACGACCTCGAGGCGCACTACCGCGCGTTCGACACCATCTGCTCGGCCACCCAGGAACGGCAGGACGCGGTGCTCGACCTGCTGCGCGACGGCGGCCTCGACCAGATGATCGTGATTGGCGGCTACAACAGCAGCAATACCCAGGCGCTGGCGCGGATGTGCGCGCCGCGCGTCCGCACCTTTTACATCGACAATCCGTCGTGCATCGAGGAAACTTTCATCCGCCACCGGCAGGTCGGCGCGGCCGAGGAAGGCCGCACCGACGGCTGGTTGCCGGCCGGACCCCAGACCATCGGGATTACCGCCGGCGCGTCGACCCCGGATAGCGTGGTCGGCGAGGTGTTGGAGCGCATCCTGGCACTGCGCGGATGCACGCCCGCCGACCTGACAGCGCCAAGTGGCGCGGTGGCCGGGGCACCGATCAGCTGA
- a CDS encoding homoserine dehydrogenase: MATLAATDLRPRRLVIEHLSITIEGRALEDVQLGGWVYGPELGTAPVVVVVGGITASPFPFGDGQAAGDDERAAWWPALCSPDLIDPARHTVLCPSWPGNGSTWRGFDDPGTIESISIAGLADLVAAWLDGCGCSTPVTWVGASLGGMVGVAFAARHADRCARLISISGGLRPDGWGTATRHLQRELVRDGLRNGDVATGMSRARQLGMLTYRGRDELDTRFGKLQPGLDRPPVAAYLDHHGRRFAERFPVKTFLILSEAIDRGWLSDPRAMREAIQAISAETLVVGVPGDMLFPWALQVELHRALQAAGADSSLWKLESVFGHDAFLADQERLAEVLRGAGAFGGELRLAARPRFDGVGVEPVREIRIGLVGCGTVGRGVLEMIERQRDAVAERYGVRFRVSRIAVRDLTKDRGPRAAGIPIGDQALELVSDPEVDVVVEVAGGTALEPILRAALAAGKPVVTANKALLASKLADLGVLAQRTETPLYCEAAAAAAIPIVRHLSHRADEVDSLWGIVNATCNFVMTRLEQGDLSLADAIAEAQKLGFAEAQPDADLDGHDAAAKLSILAYRAFGAWVRPDGFLVRGIRDIDPADCDLAESMGCRIRQIARAVRINGALDMAVEPLLLPTWHLLASVEEEYNAVYMRCVSSGDLSLFGKGAGALPTATAVLGDLIDLAQDNSVRWPVPRVLPVARDGTAVTPAPRRHYLRITGQPHPGLERKFEGLVRRHGLTVQNRASRLEADRVHTAFMISASSDTQIAEVTEAVGNLARVEQKLCLGVMD, encoded by the coding sequence ATGGCAACCCTGGCGGCCACCGACCTGCGCCCGCGCCGGCTGGTGATCGAACACCTGTCCATCACGATCGAGGGCCGCGCCCTCGAAGACGTCCAGCTCGGCGGCTGGGTCTACGGCCCCGAGCTCGGCACCGCTCCCGTCGTCGTGGTCGTCGGCGGCATCACCGCGTCGCCGTTTCCGTTCGGCGACGGCCAGGCGGCCGGCGACGATGAGCGCGCGGCGTGGTGGCCGGCGCTCTGCTCGCCTGACCTGATCGATCCCGCAAGGCACACCGTGCTGTGCCCGTCGTGGCCCGGCAACGGCTCGACGTGGCGCGGGTTCGACGATCCGGGCACCATTGAATCCATCTCGATTGCCGGGCTCGCAGACCTCGTCGCCGCGTGGCTCGACGGCTGCGGCTGCTCGACCCCGGTCACGTGGGTGGGCGCCAGCCTGGGCGGCATGGTCGGGGTCGCCTTTGCGGCGCGCCATGCCGACCGGTGCGCCAGGCTTATTTCGATTTCCGGTGGCCTGCGGCCCGACGGCTGGGGCACGGCCACGCGCCACTTGCAGCGCGAACTGGTCCGCGACGGCTTGCGCAACGGCGACGTCGCCACCGGCATGAGCCGCGCCCGCCAGTTGGGCATGCTGACTTATCGCGGCCGCGATGAGCTGGACACGCGCTTCGGCAAGCTGCAACCGGGCCTCGATCGGCCGCCGGTCGCCGCGTATCTCGATCACCATGGCCGTCGGTTCGCCGAACGGTTTCCGGTCAAGACGTTCCTGATCCTGAGCGAGGCCATCGATCGCGGGTGGCTGAGCGATCCGCGGGCGATGCGCGAGGCGATCCAGGCGATCAGCGCTGAAACGCTGGTGGTGGGCGTGCCCGGCGACATGCTGTTTCCGTGGGCACTGCAGGTCGAGCTGCACCGCGCGCTGCAAGCGGCGGGCGCCGACTCGTCGCTGTGGAAGCTGGAGTCGGTGTTCGGGCACGACGCGTTCCTCGCCGACCAGGAACGGCTGGCCGAGGTCCTGCGCGGCGCCGGCGCGTTCGGCGGCGAGCTGCGGCTGGCGGCACGGCCGCGATTCGACGGGGTGGGAGTCGAACCGGTGCGCGAGATCCGCATCGGCCTGGTTGGCTGCGGCACGGTGGGGCGGGGCGTGCTCGAAATGATCGAGCGGCAACGCGACGCCGTGGCCGAGCGCTACGGTGTCCGGTTCCGCGTGTCGCGGATTGCGGTGCGCGACCTGACCAAGGATCGCGGCCCACGCGCGGCCGGCATCCCGATCGGCGATCAGGCGCTCGAGCTCGTCAGCGATCCCGAAGTCGACGTCGTCGTCGAGGTCGCCGGCGGGACCGCGCTGGAACCGATCCTGCGCGCGGCCCTGGCCGCCGGCAAGCCGGTGGTCACCGCCAACAAGGCGCTGCTCGCCTCGAAACTGGCCGACCTGGGGGTGCTGGCGCAACGCACCGAGACGCCGCTGTACTGTGAAGCGGCCGCGGCCGCGGCCATTCCGATCGTGCGGCACTTGAGCCATCGCGCCGACGAGGTGGACAGCTTGTGGGGCATCGTCAACGCCACCTGCAACTTCGTGATGACCCGCCTCGAGCAAGGCGACCTGTCGCTGGCCGATGCGATTGCTGAAGCCCAGAAGCTGGGGTTCGCCGAAGCGCAGCCGGATGCCGACCTCGACGGCCACGACGCGGCCGCCAAGCTGTCGATTCTCGCGTATCGCGCCTTTGGCGCGTGGGTGCGGCCCGACGGGTTCCTGGTGCGCGGCATTCGCGACATCGATCCGGCGGATTGCGACCTGGCCGAATCCATGGGTTGCCGCATCCGGCAGATCGCGCGGGCCGTGCGCATCAACGGCGCGCTCGACATGGCGGTGGAGCCGTTGCTGCTGCCCACCTGGCACCTGCTGGCCTCGGTCGAAGAGGAATACAACGCGGTCTACATGCGGTGCGTGTCGTCCGGCGACTTGAGCCTGTTCGGCAAGGGCGCTGGCGCGTTGCCCACCGCCACGGCCGTGCTCGGCGACCTGATCGATCTGGCCCAGGACAACTCCGTCCGCTGGCCGGTGCCACGGGTCCTGCCAGTCGCCCGCGACGGCACGGCGGTCACGCCGGCGCCGCGGCGGCACTACCTGCGCATCACCGGCCAGCCGCATCCGGGCCTCGAACGAAAGTTCGAAGGGCTCGTGCGGCGTCACGGGCTGACGGTGCAGAACCGCGCCTCGCGGCTCGAGGCCGACCGCGTGCACACCGCCTTCATGATCTCCGCCAGTTCCGACACGCAGATTGCCGAGGTGACCGAAGCGGTGGGAAACCTCGCCCGCGTCGAACAGAAGCTCTGCCTCGGAGTCATGGATTGA
- a CDS encoding PLP-dependent transferase — MAPATQAIHQGIDDHARRTGVPYLHPDEPTVQLDLLGSAPVVAWQEGKAAFLFASEGCWSELPHLYARYGTTATTALIAKLKALEHATSAIVCDSGMQATALAFDVLMGPFDSAQGRSGGHAVLMRQVYNKTRSYLEWLAARTGGSVTIVDDGDAAALAAAITPATRFVFAETFTNPLVRAQDFNRLREVMAGARERAPGIRLVLDTTIASPWAFAVPPLQNGIDIVVASGTKSLGGNDRDMWGYLATNDSPFANAVMDLVAMRGGILDWRRAEAVVASFDGAGESHARRSASASKVAAFLAAHPKVSEVFHPSLGSHPDAAAIASQYTRPGSLLSFRVKGADEDQTRHLADVLATCIIVRYALSFDGLATKVNHHRTVSEYFTALEQLKRNGFDRLIRLGLGLEEADDVIAALNWTLHHGQTVTAAEIAAWQQQRRAVTLGA; from the coding sequence ATGGCCCCCGCGACTCAGGCCATTCACCAGGGCATCGACGACCACGCGCGGCGCACCGGCGTCCCGTATCTGCATCCCGACGAGCCGACCGTGCAGCTCGACCTGCTGGGCTCGGCACCGGTCGTGGCCTGGCAGGAGGGCAAGGCCGCATTCCTGTTTGCCAGCGAGGGCTGCTGGTCGGAACTGCCTCACTTGTATGCCCGCTATGGCACCACCGCGACCACCGCGTTGATTGCGAAACTGAAGGCACTGGAGCACGCGACCAGCGCGATTGTGTGCGATTCGGGCATGCAGGCCACCGCGCTGGCCTTCGATGTCCTGATGGGTCCCTTCGACTCCGCTCAGGGCAGGTCGGGTGGTCACGCCGTGCTCATGCGCCAGGTCTACAACAAGACCCGCAGCTACCTGGAGTGGCTGGCGGCCCGCACCGGCGGCAGCGTCACGATCGTGGACGATGGCGATGCCGCGGCGCTGGCGGCGGCCATTACGCCGGCGACCCGATTCGTGTTTGCCGAAACGTTCACCAACCCCCTGGTCCGCGCCCAGGACTTCAACCGGTTGCGCGAGGTAATGGCCGGAGCCCGCGAGCGGGCCCCGGGCATTCGACTGGTGCTCGACACGACCATCGCCTCGCCCTGGGCCTTCGCCGTGCCGCCCCTCCAAAATGGCATCGATATCGTCGTCGCCAGCGGCACCAAGTCGCTCGGCGGCAACGACCGTGACATGTGGGGCTACCTCGCGACCAACGATTCGCCCTTTGCCAATGCGGTGATGGACCTCGTGGCCATGCGCGGCGGCATTCTCGACTGGCGCCGCGCCGAGGCCGTGGTGGCGTCGTTCGACGGCGCCGGCGAGTCGCACGCCCGGCGATCGGCGTCAGCATCGAAGGTGGCCGCCTTCCTCGCGGCCCATCCCAAGGTCAGCGAGGTGTTCCACCCGTCGCTCGGGTCACACCCCGACGCGGCGGCCATTGCCAGCCAGTACACGCGGCCCGGGTCGCTGCTCTCCTTCAGGGTGAAGGGCGCGGACGAGGACCAGACCCGGCACCTCGCCGACGTGCTCGCCACCTGCATCATCGTGCGCTACGCGCTGTCGTTCGACGGTCTGGCCACCAAGGTGAACCATCACCGCACCGTGTCCGAGTACTTCACGGCCCTCGAACAGCTGAAACGCAACGGATTCGACCGGCTGATCCGGCTCGGACTCGGCCTGGAGGAGGCCGACGACGTGATCGCCGCGCTCAACTGGACGCTGCATCACGGGCAGACGGTGACCGCCGCTGAAATTGCGGCATGGCAGCAGCAGCGCCGGGCAGTTACACTGGGAGCCTGA
- a CDS encoding methyltransferase domain-containing protein, producing MKQNFRTIAQDLAAWAATRASAAPLLPGPAAWLIENADLLPRGGKVLDVASGRGRHALLLASAGFDVHAIDRDPEKIEFLQETAERLHLSLSCDVVDLETDPVPSLPGPCDAVLVFNYLHRPLMPALREALAPGGRLFYETFTARQAERGHPKNPVFLLNAGELPALLAPLAVIRSREGEVDGRFIASVVAERRQPGRE from the coding sequence ATGAAGCAGAATTTCCGCACTATTGCCCAGGACCTGGCCGCCTGGGCGGCGACTCGCGCGTCCGCTGCGCCTTTACTTCCCGGGCCCGCCGCCTGGTTGATCGAGAATGCCGATCTGCTGCCGCGTGGCGGCAAGGTGCTGGATGTCGCGAGCGGCCGCGGCCGGCACGCGCTGTTGCTGGCCAGCGCCGGCTTCGACGTGCACGCCATCGACCGCGATCCGGAGAAGATCGAGTTTCTCCAGGAGACGGCCGAACGGTTGCACCTGTCGCTCAGTTGCGACGTGGTGGATCTTGAAACCGATCCGGTGCCGTCGTTGCCTGGGCCGTGCGACGCGGTGCTGGTGTTCAACTACCTGCATCGTCCGCTGATGCCCGCCCTGCGAGAGGCATTGGCGCCAGGCGGGCGGCTCTTTTACGAGACCTTCACCGCGCGGCAGGCCGAGCGTGGCCATCCGAAGAACCCGGTATTCCTGCTGAATGCGGGCGAACTGCCCGCGCTCCTGGCACCGTTGGCCGTGATTCGATCACGGGAAGGCGAGGTCGACGGCCGCTTTATCGCGTCTGTCGTGGCCGAACGCCGCCAACCAGGTAGAGAGTGA
- a CDS encoding methyltransferase domain-containing protein: MGAATHLGIKLNEYDAVIRTLIPHYQELIASAGMVVGALARTAPAVVDLGTGSGALAQAILKARPRARLIGIDEDPGMLAMAEKRLRGRIQAIEGDFEYTVIPRCDVISASFALHHIPTGRRKAAIYKRCFAALRPGGMLVSADCCLAASKMLQQTHRAEWLAHLQARYPRAKAEGYLRAWAKEDVYFTLEREVALLQDAGFSVEIAFRKSCFAVVVGLK, from the coding sequence ATGGGCGCCGCGACACACCTCGGTATCAAACTCAACGAATACGATGCGGTAATCCGCACCCTGATCCCTCACTACCAGGAGCTGATCGCCTCGGCCGGGATGGTCGTCGGCGCGCTGGCGCGAACGGCGCCGGCGGTGGTCGACCTTGGCACCGGTTCCGGCGCGCTGGCGCAGGCTATTCTCAAGGCCCGGCCGCGGGCGCGCCTGATTGGCATCGACGAAGATCCCGGCATGCTGGCGATGGCCGAAAAGCGCCTGCGCGGCCGGATCCAGGCCATCGAAGGCGACTTCGAGTACACCGTGATCCCGCGCTGCGACGTCATCTCGGCGTCGTTCGCGCTGCATCACATCCCAACCGGCCGCCGCAAGGCGGCGATCTACAAGCGATGCTTCGCGGCGCTGCGGCCCGGCGGCATGCTGGTGAGCGCCGATTGCTGCCTCGCCGCGTCGAAGATGCTGCAACAGACCCACCGCGCCGAATGGCTGGCCCACTTGCAGGCACGCTACCCGCGCGCGAAGGCCGAGGGCTACTTGCGCGCGTGGGCCAAGGAAGATGTGTACTTCACGCTCGAGCGGGAAGTGGCGCTGCTGCAGGACGCCGGGTTCAGCGTCGAGATCGCGTTCCGGAAGTCGTGCTTCGCGGTGGTGGTGGGGCTGAAGTAG
- a CDS encoding DUF5916 domain-containing protein: MLRRVVVLLALAVPAAALAQSSAPTVRAHRVAEPIRIDGKLDEAVYASTPAISNFVQQEPDEFKPATEKTEAWIFFDDDHVYVSARNWESAPERRVANEMRRDTAQLRQNDTFAVLFDTFHDKRNGYIFYANAIGGLSDSQVTDEGPPNTDWNTVWDVRTSTFDGGWTIEMAIPFKSLRYQPGTDQTWGINLRRVVRWKNEWSYLAQVPRALTTFRGILKVSSAATLEGLQVPSGGRNLEVKPYVLGNLATDNTVNPPTSNETTGRIGGDLKYGVTQNITADLTINTDFSQVEVDEQQVNLTRFNLFFPEKRDFFLEGLGTFAFAGRASAGQAAGTGDTPYLFFSRRIGLDLSRVVPLRVGARVSGKAGKFTFGAINVQTGEHDKAGIDSANFTVLRAKRDVLRRSSIGGMFTHRTATPGRAGSNDGYGVDAALSFYQNVRFDAYLAATQTKARTGNNLSYRGYFDYNADKFGVQLEHLAVEPNFLPEIGFVRRTDMRRNFGQLRYSARPVGLGRVRRMTTQASLNYTTNTQNRLDTRDGIGRFETEFTSSDVASLTYTDNFERLVRPFVISPGVILPVGTYNFHTTRLGYTAGQQRRGSGELVYEFGPFYNGDRQTIAVNSGRLQVTPQVSLEPSFSINWVDLVQGSFTAKVVRTRATYTITPRMFVSGILQYNSAGTSFGSNVRFRWEYRPGSELFVVYTDDFDTEPRPNLDALRNRAFVVKFNRLFRL; encoded by the coding sequence ATGCTCCGTCGTGTTGTCGTGTTGCTGGCCCTGGCCGTGCCGGCCGCCGCCCTGGCCCAGTCCTCCGCCCCCACCGTCCGCGCCCACCGGGTCGCCGAACCCATCCGCATCGACGGCAAGCTCGACGAAGCGGTCTACGCCAGCACGCCGGCGATCAGCAACTTCGTGCAGCAGGAGCCCGACGAGTTCAAGCCCGCCACCGAGAAGACCGAGGCGTGGATCTTCTTTGACGATGACCACGTCTACGTGTCGGCTCGTAACTGGGAAAGCGCGCCCGAACGGCGGGTCGCCAACGAGATGCGCCGCGACACCGCCCAGTTGCGGCAAAACGACACCTTCGCGGTGCTGTTCGATACCTTCCACGACAAGCGCAACGGCTACATCTTCTACGCCAACGCCATCGGCGGCCTGTCCGACAGCCAGGTCACCGACGAGGGCCCGCCCAACACTGACTGGAACACGGTGTGGGACGTGCGCACCAGCACCTTCGATGGCGGCTGGACCATCGAAATGGCCATTCCGTTCAAGTCGCTGCGCTACCAGCCGGGCACCGACCAGACCTGGGGCATCAACCTGCGACGGGTAGTCCGCTGGAAGAACGAGTGGTCGTACCTGGCACAAGTGCCGCGTGCGCTGACCACGTTTCGCGGCATCCTCAAGGTGTCGTCGGCAGCCACCCTCGAAGGGCTGCAGGTGCCGTCAGGCGGCCGCAACCTCGAGGTCAAGCCGTACGTGCTGGGCAACCTGGCCACCGACAACACGGTCAACCCACCAACCTCGAATGAGACGACCGGCCGCATCGGTGGCGACTTGAAGTACGGCGTCACCCAGAACATCACCGCCGACCTCACGATCAACACCGACTTCTCGCAGGTCGAGGTCGACGAACAGCAGGTCAACCTCACCCGCTTCAACCTGTTCTTTCCGGAGAAACGCGACTTCTTCCTCGAAGGCCTCGGCACCTTCGCATTTGCCGGCCGCGCCAGCGCCGGACAGGCCGCTGGTACCGGCGACACGCCGTACCTGTTCTTCAGCCGCCGCATTGGCCTCGACCTGTCACGGGTCGTGCCGCTGCGGGTCGGCGCCCGTGTCAGCGGCAAGGCCGGCAAGTTCACCTTTGGCGCAATCAACGTGCAAACCGGCGAGCACGACAAGGCCGGCATCGATTCGGCCAACTTCACGGTGCTGCGCGCGAAACGCGACGTCCTGCGCCGCAGCAGCATCGGCGGCATGTTCACGCATCGCACGGCCACGCCCGGCCGCGCCGGCTCCAACGATGGCTACGGCGTCGATGCCGCGCTGTCGTTCTACCAGAACGTCCGGTTCGACGCCTACCTCGCCGCCACCCAGACCAAAGCGCGCACCGGCAACAACCTCAGCTACCGCGGCTACTTCGACTACAACGCCGACAAGTTCGGCGTGCAGCTGGAACACCTGGCGGTGGAGCCCAACTTCCTGCCCGAGATCGGCTTCGTCCGCCGCACCGACATGCGCCGCAATTTTGGACAGCTCCGCTACAGCGCCAGGCCGGTCGGGCTGGGCCGCGTTCGCCGAATGACGACGCAGGCGAGCTTGAACTACACCACCAACACGCAGAACCGGCTCGACACGCGTGACGGCATCGGCCGATTCGAAACCGAGTTCACGAGCAGCGACGTGGCCAGCCTGACCTATACCGACAACTTCGAGCGGCTGGTCCGGCCGTTTGTCATTTCCCCCGGCGTCATCCTGCCAGTGGGCACCTACAATTTCCATACCACGCGACTCGGCTACACCGCCGGCCAGCAGCGCCGCGGCTCGGGCGAGCTGGTCTACGAGTTCGGCCCGTTCTACAACGGCGACCGGCAAACCATCGCGGTCAACTCCGGCCGCCTCCAGGTGACGCCGCAGGTGTCGCTCGAGCCGAGCTTCTCGATCAACTGGGTGGACCTCGTCCAGGGGTCGTTCACCGCCAAGGTGGTGCGGACCCGCGCCACTTACACGATCACGCCGCGGATGTTCGTCAGCGGCATCCTGCAGTACAACTCCGCCGGCACCTCGTTCGGCAGCAACGTCCGCTTCCGCTGGGAGTACCGTCCCGGCAGCGAACTGTTCGTCGTCTACACCGACGACTTCGACACCGAGCCCCGGCCGAACCTCGACGCGCTGCGCAATCGCGCGTTCGTCGTGAAGTTCAACCGGCTGTTCCGGTTGTAG
- a CDS encoding dienelactone hydrolase family protein: MRRVTVGLVLVLASAGVFAQQNRIDVVTPSAPELSARGPLNIGVRTIQVTDQNRPDILNTKDGGPVARYDRSLTLEVWYPAALAAGQQAGGEYRVITRDPAITATILGTAVRDAAPLAAPGAPGAPKPSGGGYPLVIISHGYPGNRYLMSHIGENLASKGFVAVSIDHKDSTYDDQKPFGSTLYNRSFDQLFVLNEVDRQSQAGSGSFLAGLVDASRAGIVGYSMGGYGVVNVIGGGYSDASVAGAQAPPNKLLAERAASNPAYQKARDARIKAAIAIGPWGMQAGYWDAEGLKGIRTPVLIVAGSADETSGYERGPRAIFQGAVNADRYLLTFINAGHNAAAPMPAPAETYRASGTGTPGFTHYADPVWDTARMNNILHHFATAYFGLYLKGENDKQAYFDVVPNGKDGVFALDRDGKPLPAHTYWKGFRRGTAVGLVLERAKP; the protein is encoded by the coding sequence ATGCGTCGAGTAACGGTGGGTTTGGTCCTGGTGCTGGCGTCGGCCGGCGTCTTTGCGCAGCAGAACCGTATTGATGTCGTGACGCCGAGCGCGCCCGAGCTGTCGGCCCGCGGCCCGCTCAACATCGGCGTGCGGACTATCCAGGTGACCGACCAGAACCGTCCCGACATCCTCAATACCAAGGACGGTGGTCCGGTCGCACGCTACGACCGCAGCCTGACCCTTGAAGTCTGGTATCCGGCGGCCCTCGCGGCCGGCCAGCAAGCGGGTGGGGAGTATCGCGTGATCACGCGCGACCCGGCGATCACGGCCACGATCCTCGGCACGGCTGTACGCGACGCCGCGCCGCTGGCTGCGCCCGGTGCCCCTGGCGCGCCGAAGCCAAGCGGAGGCGGCTACCCTCTGGTAATCATCTCGCACGGCTACCCTGGCAATCGCTACCTCATGAGCCACATCGGCGAGAACCTGGCCAGCAAGGGGTTCGTGGCGGTGTCGATCGATCACAAGGACAGCACCTACGACGACCAGAAGCCGTTCGGCAGCACGCTCTACAACCGGTCGTTCGACCAGCTCTTCGTGCTGAACGAGGTCGATCGTCAGAGCCAGGCAGGCTCGGGCAGTTTCCTTGCCGGGCTCGTCGACGCCAGCCGCGCCGGCATCGTCGGCTACTCGATGGGTGGCTACGGCGTCGTCAACGTGATCGGCGGCGGCTACAGCGATGCCAGCGTCGCCGGCGCGCAGGCGCCGCCCAATAAGCTCCTGGCGGAACGTGCGGCGTCGAATCCGGCCTACCAGAAGGCGCGCGATGCACGCATCAAGGCTGCCATCGCGATTGGCCCTTGGGGCATGCAGGCCGGCTACTGGGACGCCGAAGGCTTGAAGGGGATTCGCACGCCGGTGCTGATCGTTGCCGGAAGCGCCGATGAGACTTCGGGATACGAGCGAGGGCCGCGCGCCATCTTCCAGGGCGCGGTCAACGCCGACCGATACCTGCTGACGTTCATCAACGCCGGCCACAACGCTGCGGCGCCAATGCCGGCGCCGGCGGAGACCTATCGCGCGTCGGGGACAGGCACGCCCGGCTTTACCCACTATGCCGATCCCGTCTGGGACACCGCGCGAATGAACAACATCCTTCATCACTTCGCGACGGCCTACTTCGGGCTCTATCTGAAGGGCGAAAACGACAAGCAGGCGTACTTTGATGTCGTGCCGAACGGCAAGGACGGGGTCTTCGCGCTGGACCGCGACGGCAAGCCGCTACCGGCGCACACTTACTGGAAAGGATTCAGGCGCGGCACCGCGGTCGGCCTCGTGCTCGAACGCGCGAAGCCGTAG